In Elusimicrobiota bacterium, a genomic segment contains:
- a CDS encoding EF-hand domain-containing protein — MNWFKTGNLLLTVWGMTLLGAFGACRSTPARESPVDPKFAFDALDTNKDEKLSVEEFSKLPLDKDEARRIFKQLDKDGNGYLTRDEFKPVGVVYKW, encoded by the coding sequence ATGAACTGGTTTAAAACCGGAAATCTGCTTCTGACGGTCTGGGGGATGACGCTGCTCGGCGCCTTCGGCGCCTGCCGCTCGACGCCCGCGCGCGAATCGCCCGTCGATCCCAAGTTCGCTTTCGACGCCTTGGACACGAACAAGGACGAGAAGCTCAGCGTCGAGGAGTTCTCGAAGCTTCCCCTGGACAAGGACGAGGCGCGCAGGATCTTCAAGCAGTTGGACAAGGACGGCAACGGCTACCTGACGCGGGATGAATTCAAGCCCGTCGGCGTGGTCTACAAATGGTAG
- a CDS encoding hybrid sensor histidine kinase/response regulator, translated as MQPNSEPKKNPPSQSQVKILLIEDDEVDAKWVERALRDSPTFRLTHAGTMAAGLEFLRTETYDVILSDLHLPDASGLEVFNALSEQKPDAPIVLLTGSILDEQHAMEAIHQGAQDYLIKGQVDQRSLLRALNYAMERKKLLLMRDHFVHVVSHELKNPLTTLQTSIWMLHEGMVVDAAEQKEILQITLNAIRRLVRTTEDLLDLAKMEKQKYSFRRANFSLNSLVQEIGQFFRREIESKGLAFKAIAPDHDVEIFADRDQIARVLTNLIHNALKFTRTGQIEIRAEEDQDLIRCSVADTGPGVAPEDIPRLFQKFSQPGKAHAAKGTGLGLSICREILEAHQGTICAESTPGKGARFIFTIPKAAATKGQAAATAQ; from the coding sequence ATGCAGCCGAATTCCGAGCCTAAAAAGAATCCCCCAAGCCAAAGCCAGGTGAAGATATTGCTCATCGAAGACGACGAGGTGGACGCGAAATGGGTGGAGCGCGCGCTCCGGGATTCACCGACATTCCGCCTGACCCACGCCGGCACCATGGCTGCAGGACTCGAATTCCTAAGAACGGAGACTTACGACGTCATCCTGAGCGACTTGCACCTCCCGGACGCGTCCGGATTGGAGGTTTTCAACGCTTTGTCCGAACAAAAGCCCGATGCCCCGATCGTATTGCTGACCGGCAGCATCCTGGATGAACAACACGCCATGGAAGCCATCCACCAAGGCGCCCAAGACTATCTGATCAAAGGGCAGGTGGATCAACGCTCCCTGCTGCGAGCCTTGAATTACGCCATGGAAAGAAAAAAACTCCTGCTGATGCGGGATCATTTCGTCCATGTGGTCAGCCACGAGTTGAAGAATCCGCTGACCACCCTGCAGACCTCCATCTGGATGCTCCACGAGGGCATGGTCGTGGACGCCGCAGAGCAGAAAGAGATCCTCCAAATCACCCTTAACGCCATCCGCCGGCTCGTCAGAACCACCGAGGATCTATTGGATCTGGCGAAAATGGAAAAACAAAAATATTCTTTCCGACGCGCGAATTTCAGCTTGAATTCCCTGGTCCAGGAGATCGGACAATTCTTCCGCCGGGAGATCGAGAGCAAGGGCCTGGCCTTCAAGGCGATCGCGCCTGATCATGACGTCGAAATATTCGCCGACCGCGATCAGATCGCGAGGGTTCTCACGAACCTCATCCATAACGCGCTGAAATTCACCAGGACAGGACAGATCGAGATCCGGGCGGAGGAAGACCAGGATCTCATCCGCTGCAGCGTGGCGGATACCGGTCCGGGCGTCGCGCCGGAAGATATACCGAGGCTTTTCCAGAAATTCAGCCAGCCGGGGAAAGCGCATGCCGCGAAGGGAACGGGCCTAGGCCTCTCCATCTGCAGGGAGATCCTGGAGGCGCATCAGGGAACAATCTGTGCGGAAAGCACGCCCGGCAAAGGGGCGCGCTTCATCTTCACGATCCCCAAAGCCGCGGCGACGAAGGGACAAGCCGCAGCGACGGCTCAGTAG
- a CDS encoding response regulator: MIENQTILLVDDDEVDVMAVSRAIKELNVKNPVATCRNGEEALQWLKTHPKPGLVLLDLRMPVMDGLEFLAKVKGDLDLRKVPVVALTTSREETDRARAFDLGIAGFMVKPVDPKLYISVMRTISIYWKTSELPY; encoded by the coding sequence ATGATTGAGAATCAAACGATCCTGCTTGTGGACGACGACGAGGTGGACGTCATGGCGGTCAGCCGCGCCATCAAAGAGCTCAATGTGAAGAACCCGGTCGCCACCTGCCGCAACGGCGAGGAAGCCCTGCAGTGGCTTAAGACCCATCCCAAGCCCGGACTGGTCCTTCTGGATCTCAGGATGCCCGTGATGGACGGCCTGGAATTCCTGGCCAAGGTGAAAGGCGACCTGGACTTGAGAAAAGTCCCGGTCGTCGCCCTCACGACCTCGCGGGAGGAAACGGACCGGGCCCGCGCGTTCGACCTGGGGATCGCCGGCTTCATGGTCAAACCCGTGGACCCCAAGCTCTACATCTCGGTCATGAGGACGATCTCGATCTATTGGAAGACGAGCGAATTACCGTATTAG
- a CDS encoding ATP-binding protein yields the protein MSFFRRSSLFVSIFWRFFLAALAPLLGLTLITDHFFSRSLQEHIQNKLLAISDSRQTLVNTTTDSLMDFVAERGSDPVTLTAFEKLSAPFEKAGIRGKEYAALESQYRGVFQKYFNIHESLDDMLLISAQGTVFFSMRRGADLGEAIRGPALKNTILADAVGSVHAHLSPVISDFDFYPPAQGPALFVAAPVFGKEKLFGVLAVRIKPETLYQLARNYAGLPGTGEFFFVKQAGDEVVSTTPLRLRPDAAQTLRVRIGSLDAVPAQRAINGQTGAGVARDYRGKAVFARWLYIPQLRWGMVVKADVEDIFAPVRRLRRITWLFCALMALGVAWIAAAVSRMVTEPIMALQKGSEIIGRGDLDFKVGLPLDNEIGDLSRAFDRMTENLKTQTASRKALEILKADLEASNQGLEDFAYVVSHDLKAPLRGISSLSTWIETDYADRLDDEGRHQLQLIRQRAVRMDNLINGILQYSRLHRLQEEYALTDLNLLVDEVLSALDPPASIRIIRGEPLPQVSCSPTRVRQVFQNLLDNAVKHMGKETGEIKISGEDKNSHWQFCVEDDGPGIAERYFDKIFKIFNTVAPPGKTDSTGIGLALVQKAVTFHHGKVWVESKVGVGSRFFFTLPK from the coding sequence ATGAGTTTTTTCAGGAGATCGAGCCTGTTCGTAAGCATATTCTGGCGTTTTTTCCTGGCCGCGCTGGCGCCCCTCCTGGGCCTGACCCTCATCACCGATCATTTCTTTTCCCGATCCCTGCAGGAGCACATCCAGAACAAGCTCCTCGCCATAAGCGACTCCAGGCAGACGCTGGTGAATACAACGACGGACTCCCTCATGGACTTCGTCGCTGAACGAGGCTCCGATCCCGTGACCCTGACGGCGTTTGAGAAGCTCAGCGCGCCTTTTGAGAAAGCCGGCATCCGCGGCAAAGAATACGCGGCCCTGGAATCGCAATACAGAGGAGTTTTTCAAAAATACTTCAACATCCATGAATCCTTGGATGACATGCTTTTGATCTCAGCCCAGGGAACCGTTTTCTTTTCCATGCGCCGCGGCGCTGATTTGGGAGAAGCGATCCGCGGCCCGGCCCTCAAAAACACCATCCTGGCCGATGCGGTCGGCTCCGTGCATGCGCATCTGAGCCCGGTGATCTCGGATTTCGACTTCTACCCGCCCGCCCAAGGTCCCGCCTTGTTCGTCGCCGCTCCGGTCTTTGGCAAGGAGAAGCTCTTCGGCGTCCTGGCGGTCCGGATCAAGCCGGAAACCCTGTATCAGCTCGCCCGGAATTATGCCGGACTTCCCGGCACCGGCGAGTTCTTCTTCGTCAAACAAGCCGGAGACGAGGTCGTTTCCACCACTCCGCTGCGCCTGCGGCCGGATGCCGCGCAGACCTTGCGGGTGCGGATCGGCTCTCTTGACGCCGTCCCGGCGCAGAGGGCCATCAACGGGCAAACGGGCGCCGGGGTCGCGAGGGATTACCGCGGAAAAGCCGTCTTTGCCCGCTGGCTGTATATCCCGCAGTTGCGCTGGGGCATGGTCGTCAAGGCGGATGTCGAGGACATTTTCGCTCCGGTCCGGCGTTTGAGACGGATCACATGGCTTTTCTGCGCGCTCATGGCCTTGGGCGTGGCCTGGATCGCGGCGGCCGTGTCCCGGATGGTCACCGAGCCCATAATGGCCCTCCAAAAAGGGAGCGAAATCATCGGCCGCGGTGATCTTGATTTCAAAGTGGGGCTCCCATTGGACAATGAGATCGGCGACCTGTCCCGGGCTTTCGACCGGATGACGGAGAACCTGAAGACCCAAACGGCCTCCAGGAAGGCTCTGGAGATCCTAAAAGCCGATCTGGAAGCGTCCAATCAGGGGCTTGAGGATTTCGCCTATGTCGTCTCCCATGACTTGAAAGCGCCTTTGCGCGGCATCTCCTCCCTCTCCACATGGATCGAGACCGACTATGCGGACAGATTGGACGATGAGGGCAGGCATCAATTGCAGCTGATAAGGCAGCGCGCGGTCAGGATGGATAATCTGATCAATGGGATCTTGCAGTATTCCCGGCTCCACAGGCTGCAGGAGGAATACGCCCTGACGGACCTGAACCTCCTGGTGGACGAGGTCCTCTCAGCCCTGGATCCGCCCGCGTCCATCCGCATCATCCGGGGAGAGCCCCTCCCGCAGGTCAGCTGCTCCCCGACCCGCGTCAGGCAGGTCTTTCAAAACCTCCTGGACAACGCCGTCAAGCATATGGGCAAGGAAACGGGCGAGATCAAGATCAGCGGCGAGGACAAGAACAGCCATTGGCAGTTTTGCGTGGAAGACGACGGCCCGGGCATCGCGGAGAGATATTTCGATAAAATATTCAAAATATTCAACACCGTGGCCCCGCCCGGCAAGACGGACAGCACGGGCATCGGCCTGGCGCTGGTGCAGAAAGCGGTGACGTTCCATCATGGGAAGGTCTGGGTGGAATCAAAGGTGGGGGTCGGAAGCAGGTTTTTCTTCACGCTTCCGAAATGA
- a CDS encoding urea ABC transporter substrate-binding protein, whose amino-acid sequence MTFKTLLLIAAAGAQLACKAAFHPPIKVGILHSLSGTMAASEKPVADAVLLAVDEVNKSGGVLGRKLEPVVADGRSDPDVFQREAERLITQEHVAVIFGCWTSASRKAVKPIVEKYHSLLLYPVQSEGLEQSPNIVYLGAAPNQQLIPALVWAREHLGKRFFLVGSDYVFPRMANAIAKDVLRYIGGQVVGEDYVLLGGTDFAGIAEAIKKAKPDVVLNTVNGDSNISLFEALHDAELPSSKIAIFSLSLDENGISSIQEHFQAARPQEAAHFIKQHLAGTYACWNYFESIDTPLNADFIDKFKKEYGKNRRVTDPMEAAYIGVRLWSQAVNESGNADDVQELLGHLKLITMPAPEGVISIDDNLHARKTTRIGRLNDAGAFDVLWTSKGSVIPVPYPDFRDKAYWEGLLDRLYRRWNGHWAAAPGNGA is encoded by the coding sequence ATGACGTTTAAGACGTTGCTGTTGATCGCGGCCGCGGGGGCCCAGCTCGCGTGCAAGGCCGCATTCCATCCTCCCATCAAGGTCGGCATCCTCCATTCCCTCTCCGGCACGATGGCCGCCAGCGAGAAGCCCGTGGCCGATGCCGTCCTCTTGGCCGTCGATGAGGTCAACAAAAGCGGCGGGGTGCTGGGCCGGAAGCTCGAGCCGGTCGTTGCGGACGGCCGATCCGACCCCGATGTTTTTCAAAGAGAAGCCGAGCGGCTGATCACGCAGGAGCATGTCGCGGTCATTTTCGGCTGCTGGACCTCGGCCAGCCGCAAGGCGGTCAAGCCGATCGTGGAGAAATACCATTCCCTCCTCTTATATCCCGTCCAGAGCGAAGGGCTGGAGCAATCCCCGAACATCGTCTACCTGGGGGCGGCGCCCAATCAGCAGCTTATTCCGGCTTTGGTCTGGGCCCGGGAGCATTTGGGCAAGAGATTCTTCCTGGTCGGCTCGGATTATGTTTTTCCCAGAATGGCCAACGCCATCGCCAAAGACGTGCTGCGCTACATCGGGGGCCAAGTCGTCGGCGAGGATTATGTCCTGCTGGGCGGGACGGATTTCGCGGGGATAGCGGAAGCGATCAAAAAGGCGAAGCCGGACGTTGTTTTAAACACCGTCAACGGCGACAGCAATATTTCCCTTTTTGAGGCTTTGCACGATGCCGAACTCCCCTCATCGAAGATCGCGATATTCTCCCTGAGCCTGGATGAGAATGGGATCAGCTCCATTCAGGAACACTTCCAGGCCGCTCGTCCCCAAGAAGCCGCTCACTTCATCAAGCAGCATCTGGCGGGCACTTACGCCTGCTGGAACTATTTTGAAAGCATCGACACTCCGCTTAATGCAGACTTTATTGATAAATTCAAGAAAGAATATGGAAAAAATCGCAGGGTCACGGATCCCATGGAGGCCGCTTACATCGGAGTCCGGCTGTGGAGCCAGGCCGTCAACGAATCCGGGAATGCCGATGATGTTCAAGAGCTGCTGGGCCACTTGAAGCTCATCACCATGCCTGCCCCCGAGGGCGTCATCAGCATCGACGACAATCTTCACGCGCGCAAGACCACCCGTATCGGCAGGCTCAATGACGCGGGGGCTTTCGATGTCCTCTGGACTTCAAAAGGCTCCGTCATCCCGGTTCCCTACCCTGATTTCCGTGATAAGGCCTATTGGGAAGGCTTGCTCGACCGGCTCTATCGAAGATGGAACGGCCATTGGGCCGCCGCCCCTGGAAACGGAGCATGA
- a CDS encoding DNA-3-methyladenine glycosylase I yields the protein MKRCGWGEGHADYLAYHDEEWGVPVTDDRKLFEFLILEGAQAGLSWLTILRRREGYRKAFAGFDPEKVARFDERDAARLLRDTGIIRNRLKVRAAIRNARVFLDIQKEFGSFSAYQWRFVGGRPIQNRWKRLSQLPANSRISDAFSKDLKARGMSFVGSTVIYSHMQAVGMVNDHLVGCFRHRAVPRLAARLGS from the coding sequence ATGAAGCGCTGCGGCTGGGGCGAAGGCCACGCCGACTACCTGGCCTACCACGACGAGGAATGGGGCGTCCCGGTCACGGACGACCGCAAGCTCTTCGAGTTCTTGATTCTGGAAGGGGCGCAGGCGGGGCTCTCCTGGCTGACCATCCTGCGCCGCCGCGAGGGCTACCGCAAGGCCTTCGCGGGCTTCGACCCGGAAAAGGTGGCACGGTTCGACGAGAGGGACGCGGCGCGGCTCCTGCGGGACACCGGCATCATACGCAACCGGCTGAAGGTCCGGGCCGCGATCCGCAACGCGCGGGTCTTCCTCGACATCCAGAAGGAGTTCGGCAGCTTCAGCGCCTATCAATGGCGCTTCGTGGGCGGCCGCCCGATCCAGAACCGCTGGAAGAGGCTCTCCCAGCTGCCCGCCAATTCCAGGATCTCCGATGCCTTCAGCAAGGACCTCAAGGCGCGGGGTATGAGCTTCGTGGGCTCGACCGTGATCTACTCACACATGCAGGCGGTGGGCATGGTCAACGACCACCTGGTGGGCTGCTTCCGCCACCGAGCCGTGCCCCGGCTCGCCGCGCGGCTTGGATCGTAG
- a CDS encoding ATPase, T2SS/T4P/T4SS family: MEASPARPPLRVLVAEDDPSIALLMRDCLARAGHQIDVAADGGDAVARFSSGQYDLVLMDMRMPVLDGPAAVAQIRQREKERGAARPLPIIGLTAGTAADEAQRCLAAGCTAFLRKPFSKKQLLAAVSSAGEARPPLAADAGSPGGPASLDPGLADLLPAFISLQRRDIESMTAALSRADHAKLADCGHRLIGAGASYGFAAISRIGRDLEQAAKDQDAPGIAALLRRWAECLDRVPVPAGGPGPAVPDGQTGSAAGKDDGRAQVILVVEDDPSLLLLIDSWLAHSGFKVLVAGDGQAGLAQAKILKPDLILSDVMMPGLDGYGMCAKLQADRELAVVPVIFLTALDQEKDRAAALAAGAVEHIAKPVGRETLLAAVRKHLATGSRWQRLRRETVSFPARRGDDFKRFLAFVCRQSGAPAEARDRVAQGASRDIYALAAELGLSAAQMARLASEFLSLEHLPHINPNSVQLGALPLPFCREHQVIVIEKEPGRNAFVVSNPLQAELFDILKRYPELGDPRRPLVTDPANILRLLKQPDREAVTELLRTDSNKVSVSDMAHNILESAVADRASDIHIEPKESSTLVRFRVDGDLREVYALSRDSGQMLVSRLKALGRMDVAERRKPQDGTLQTTIAGRSFIVRLATTSTPQGESVVMRLLEPWAKPKSLEELGMAATQVAHMLEFARRQHGLLLVAGTTGSGKTTTIYSLLQHIDCLTRSLISVEDPVEYRIPAANQQQVDEKAGLDFEALLKSSVRQDPDILFLGEVRDAFSAKMAIDFSSTGHLTLSSVHTTSATKAIFRLERLGISRGSMADSILAVIAQKLIKLVCPHCKELSPPSPEEIEMLAAFTKDIPERVAHPKGCPRCAQTGYLGREGVYEIVAFYPEISEMVRQGAPVTKIRDFARQRGDYLISDHAMTKVRAGLFAVKDVVRQVLMEDAEQPHEGPESETPAAQAQPESEILVVEDDPATLAWVQRVLANGGHRVTPAGDGADALMQLAVRRFDLILSDINMPNLDGLKLLEIKSLKGIDTPVIFLTAQASPELQSQALRLGAAGYLRKPVAKETLLLSVRRALAEKS; this comes from the coding sequence GTGGAAGCCTCCCCAGCGCGGCCCCCTCTGCGCGTCCTCGTCGCGGAGGACGACCCTTCCATCGCCCTCCTGATGCGAGACTGCCTGGCTCGGGCCGGGCATCAGATCGACGTGGCGGCGGACGGCGGCGATGCCGTCGCGCGTTTCTCCTCCGGACAATACGACTTGGTCCTCATGGACATGCGTATGCCCGTGCTGGACGGTCCCGCCGCGGTGGCCCAGATCCGTCAACGGGAGAAGGAGCGCGGCGCCGCCCGGCCCCTGCCCATCATCGGCCTGACCGCCGGGACCGCGGCTGATGAAGCCCAGCGCTGCCTGGCGGCCGGGTGCACCGCCTTTCTGCGCAAGCCCTTCAGCAAGAAGCAGCTGCTGGCCGCGGTCTCCAGCGCAGGCGAAGCCCGCCCTCCCCTGGCCGCGGACGCCGGCAGCCCGGGCGGCCCCGCCTCCCTCGACCCCGGATTGGCGGACTTGCTGCCGGCGTTCATCTCCCTGCAGCGCCGGGATATCGAATCCATGACGGCGGCGCTGAGCCGCGCCGATCATGCCAAGCTGGCGGACTGCGGACACCGCCTGATCGGGGCCGGCGCCAGTTACGGATTCGCGGCGATCAGCCGCATCGGCCGCGACCTGGAGCAGGCGGCCAAGGATCAGGACGCGCCAGGCATCGCGGCGCTCCTCCGGCGATGGGCCGAATGCCTGGACCGCGTCCCCGTCCCCGCCGGCGGCCCAGGACCCGCCGTCCCTGACGGTCAGACGGGCTCCGCTGCCGGAAAGGACGACGGCCGGGCGCAGGTCATCCTGGTCGTCGAAGACGACCCCAGCCTCCTGCTGCTCATCGACAGTTGGCTGGCTCACTCCGGCTTCAAGGTGCTCGTCGCGGGCGACGGGCAGGCGGGCCTGGCGCAAGCGAAGATCCTCAAGCCGGACCTGATCCTCAGCGACGTCATGATGCCCGGCCTCGACGGCTACGGCATGTGCGCCAAACTGCAGGCCGACCGGGAGCTCGCCGTGGTCCCGGTCATCTTCCTGACGGCCTTGGACCAGGAGAAAGACCGCGCCGCCGCCCTCGCGGCCGGAGCCGTCGAGCACATCGCCAAGCCCGTGGGGCGGGAGACCCTGCTGGCTGCCGTGCGCAAGCACCTCGCCACCGGCAGCCGCTGGCAACGCCTGCGCCGGGAAACCGTCTCTTTCCCGGCCCGCCGCGGCGACGACTTCAAGCGCTTCCTCGCCTTCGTCTGCCGGCAGAGCGGGGCCCCGGCCGAAGCCCGGGACCGCGTCGCTCAGGGCGCGTCCCGCGACATCTACGCTCTGGCCGCGGAACTGGGCCTGAGCGCCGCGCAGATGGCGCGCCTGGCCTCGGAGTTCCTGTCCTTGGAGCATCTTCCGCATATCAATCCCAATTCCGTCCAGCTCGGCGCCCTGCCGCTCCCCTTCTGCCGCGAACATCAGGTCATAGTCATCGAGAAGGAACCGGGGCGCAACGCCTTCGTGGTGAGCAATCCCCTGCAGGCCGAGCTCTTCGACATCCTCAAGCGCTATCCCGAACTGGGTGACCCGCGCCGGCCCTTGGTGACCGACCCGGCGAACATCCTGCGGCTGCTCAAGCAGCCGGACCGCGAGGCCGTGACGGAGCTCCTGCGCACGGACAGCAACAAGGTCTCCGTCAGCGACATGGCCCACAACATCCTAGAGAGCGCGGTAGCGGACCGGGCCAGCGACATCCACATCGAGCCCAAGGAGTCGAGCACGCTGGTGCGCTTCCGCGTCGACGGGGACCTCCGGGAGGTCTACGCCCTCAGCCGCGACTCGGGGCAGATGCTGGTCAGCCGGCTCAAGGCCCTGGGGAGGATGGACGTCGCCGAACGGCGCAAGCCCCAGGACGGGACCCTGCAGACCACCATCGCCGGCCGCTCCTTCATCGTGCGCCTGGCCACCACCTCCACTCCCCAGGGAGAAAGCGTGGTCATGCGGCTGCTGGAGCCCTGGGCCAAGCCCAAGTCCTTGGAGGAGCTGGGCATGGCGGCGACCCAGGTCGCGCACATGCTGGAGTTCGCCCGGCGCCAGCACGGGCTGCTCCTCGTCGCCGGCACCACCGGCTCGGGCAAGACCACCACGATCTACAGCCTCCTGCAGCACATCGATTGCCTGACGCGCAGCCTCATCTCCGTCGAGGACCCGGTGGAGTACCGCATCCCCGCGGCCAACCAGCAGCAGGTCGACGAGAAGGCCGGACTGGACTTCGAGGCCCTGCTGAAATCCTCGGTGCGCCAGGACCCGGACATCCTCTTCCTGGGCGAGGTCCGCGACGCCTTCTCCGCCAAGATGGCGATCGATTTCTCCAGCACGGGGCACCTGACCCTGAGCTCGGTGCACACCACCAGCGCCACCAAGGCCATCTTCCGTCTGGAACGCCTGGGCATAAGCCGGGGTTCCATGGCCGACAGCATCCTGGCCGTGATCGCCCAGAAGCTCATCAAGCTCGTCTGCCCGCACTGCAAGGAGCTGTCCCCGCCCTCCCCGGAGGAGATCGAGATGCTGGCCGCCTTCACCAAGGATATCCCGGAGCGGGTGGCGCACCCCAAGGGCTGCCCCCGGTGCGCCCAGACCGGCTATCTGGGGCGGGAAGGCGTCTATGAGATCGTCGCCTTCTACCCGGAGATCTCCGAGATGGTCCGCCAAGGGGCGCCCGTCACCAAGATCCGGGACTTCGCCCGGCAGCGCGGCGACTACCTCATCAGCGACCACGCCATGACCAAGGTCCGCGCCGGCCTCTTCGCGGTCAAGGATGTGGTCCGGCAGGTCCTCATGGAAGATGCCGAGCAGCCTCATGAGGGTCCGGAATCAGAGACGCCGGCCGCCCAGGCCCAACCGGAATCGGAGATCCTGGTAGTCGAGGACGATCCGGCCACCCTCGCCTGGGTCCAGCGCGTCCTCGCCAACGGCGGTCACCGCGTCACGCCGGCCGGAGACGGGGCCGACGCGCTCATGCAGCTCGCCGTCAGGCGCTTCGACCTGATCCTTTCCGACATCAACATGCCCAACCTCGACGGCCTGAAGCTCCTCGAGATCAAGAGTCTCAAGGGCATCGACACGCCGGTCATCTTCCTGACCGCTCAAGCCAGCCCGGAGCTGCAATCCCAAGCCTTGCGGCTGGGGGCTGCCGGTTATCTGCGCAAGCCGGTCGCCAAGGAAACGCTGCTGCTGAGCGTCCGCCGCGCGCTGGCCGAGAAGTCGTAG
- the surE gene encoding 5'/3'-nucleotidase SurE: MAAPKILVCNDDGIGSPGLRAAAEAVLGLGEVVVVGPQRQQTASGRSLTAHPDAVLEPVDFRVDGRPLEAYQADCAPARLVQHAVRALFPVGLPALVVSGINYGENVGTTITSSGTVGAALQAASYGVPALAVSRQTGVEHHFAYGELDWAAARHFTRLFAEKLLAGRLGPDVDVLNVNVPAGAGPDTPWRVTKVSRQPYFVFEFDEMSSRTPMIDGKVRITVDLEALEEGSDIHAVARQGVVSVTPLSLDLTSRTDLQELGRRLAGD; this comes from the coding sequence ATGGCCGCGCCGAAGATCCTCGTGTGCAACGACGACGGCATCGGCTCCCCCGGACTGCGCGCCGCGGCCGAGGCGGTCCTGGGCCTGGGGGAGGTCGTGGTGGTCGGGCCCCAGCGCCAGCAGACGGCGTCCGGACGCAGCCTGACCGCGCACCCGGACGCCGTGCTCGAGCCCGTGGACTTCCGGGTCGACGGCCGCCCCCTGGAGGCTTATCAAGCGGACTGCGCGCCGGCGCGCCTGGTCCAGCATGCCGTTCGGGCCCTGTTCCCAGTGGGCCTGCCGGCTTTGGTGGTCTCCGGCATCAACTACGGCGAGAACGTCGGCACCACCATCACTTCCTCGGGCACGGTCGGAGCGGCCCTGCAGGCGGCCAGCTACGGCGTGCCCGCGCTGGCCGTGTCCCGCCAGACCGGCGTCGAGCACCACTTCGCCTACGGCGAACTCGACTGGGCCGCGGCCCGGCATTTCACCCGCCTCTTCGCGGAGAAGCTCCTGGCCGGCCGGCTCGGGCCGGACGTAGACGTGCTCAACGTCAACGTCCCGGCCGGCGCCGGCCCGGACACGCCCTGGCGCGTGACCAAGGTCTCGCGCCAGCCCTACTTCGTGTTCGAGTTCGACGAGATGTCCTCCCGCACCCCCATGATCGACGGCAAGGTGCGCATCACCGTGGACCTCGAAGCCTTGGAGGAGGGCTCGGATATCCATGCCGTGGCGCGGCAAGGGGTGGTATCCGTGACGCCCTTGAGCCTGGACCTGACCTCGCGCACCGACCTGCAGGAGCTCGGACGGAGGCTCGCGGGGGACTAA
- a CDS encoding peptidoglycan recognition family protein — protein MKILLAASLAAWLALPAQALEVGRGVDFSDFAMKKRAALPAQPGPDGVVWESGASEPVAADFKALLFQGIASRPGLLFEASIKSGPDWGPWAAAEGERFKSGRFWAKAAVSGKKGDLVRLRAKSRGAGSPGWIEFFGLDASAMEEEDGGSSSASFQPLGTLPVAADAGLKPDVQPRSAWSAKPATKPYEPMLPDRITVHHTESGQPMGREAAIDELQAIQSFHQHGRGWIDIGYHFIIDGNGQIWEGRPMTVIGAHVKDKNDGNVGISLMGDFHKPKYQKPTAAQFKSLTALARWLSATYGIPADRILGHRDQEQTTCPGDILYARLGELRKAVAAPAVPLIAQQPHTGAAQAKVASMPVFDLEPGGLQAMFDGELSP, from the coding sequence ATGAAGATACTCCTTGCCGCCTCATTGGCGGCCTGGCTCGCCCTCCCTGCCCAAGCTCTAGAGGTCGGCAGGGGCGTCGATTTCAGCGATTTCGCGATGAAGAAGCGCGCGGCCTTGCCGGCCCAGCCCGGTCCCGACGGCGTCGTGTGGGAGTCCGGCGCGAGCGAGCCGGTCGCGGCGGATTTCAAGGCCTTGCTCTTCCAGGGCATAGCCAGCCGGCCCGGGCTGCTCTTCGAGGCGTCCATCAAGAGCGGCCCGGACTGGGGCCCCTGGGCCGCGGCGGAGGGGGAGCGCTTCAAGAGCGGCCGCTTCTGGGCTAAAGCGGCCGTGTCCGGCAAGAAGGGCGACCTCGTGCGCTTGCGGGCCAAGTCCAGAGGGGCCGGCTCGCCGGGCTGGATAGAATTCTTCGGCCTGGACGCCTCGGCCATGGAGGAGGAGGACGGAGGTTCTTCCTCCGCGTCGTTTCAGCCCCTGGGGACCCTTCCGGTCGCCGCCGACGCCGGGCTCAAGCCCGACGTCCAGCCGCGCTCGGCTTGGAGCGCCAAGCCCGCCACCAAGCCCTACGAGCCCATGCTTCCCGACCGCATCACCGTGCACCATACGGAATCCGGACAGCCCATGGGCCGCGAGGCCGCCATCGACGAGCTGCAGGCCATCCAGAGCTTCCATCAGCACGGCCGGGGCTGGATCGACATCGGCTACCATTTCATCATCGACGGCAACGGCCAGATCTGGGAGGGACGGCCGATGACGGTGATCGGCGCCCACGTCAAGGACAAGAACGACGGCAACGTGGGCATCTCGCTGATGGGCGACTTCCATAAGCCCAAGTACCAGAAGCCCACCGCGGCGCAGTTCAAATCCTTGACCGCGCTGGCGCGCTGGCTCTCCGCGACCTATGGCATCCCGGCGGACCGCATCCTGGGCCACCGCGACCAGGAGCAGACGACCTGCCCGGGAGACATCCTCTACGCGCGCCTGGGCGAGCTGCGCAAGGCCGTGGCCGCGCCGGCCGTCCCCTTGATCGCCCAGCAGCCCCATACCGGAGCGGCCCAGGCCAAGGTCGCCTCCATGCCGGTCTTCGACCTCGAGCCCGGCGGCCTGCAGGCCATGTTCGACGGAGAGCTGTCGCCATGA